A window of Ruminococcus champanellensis 18P13 = JCM 17042 contains these coding sequences:
- a CDS encoding stage V sporulation T C-terminal domain-containing protein: MKATGIVRRIDDLGRVVIPKEIRRTMRIREGDPLEIYTSNDGEVIFKKYSAINEIGENAAQVAEIMHKLAGCPTVVFDRDHVVAVAGVPKKEFHERRVSPALEDLMENRRSYAGKPEQTFFSVEGIDKSAIACQPIFTSGDVTGAVAFLGDGKSPSELQVSLITAAAQFLGKQIEA, encoded by the coding sequence ATGAAAGCCACAGGGATAGTCAGAAGAATCGATGATCTGGGACGGGTGGTCATCCCCAAGGAGATCCGCCGCACCATGCGGATCCGGGAGGGAGACCCTCTGGAGATCTACACCAGCAATGACGGAGAGGTCATTTTCAAAAAATATTCCGCCATCAACGAGATCGGCGAAAACGCCGCCCAGGTGGCGGAGATCATGCATAAGCTTGCAGGCTGCCCCACGGTGGTGTTTGACCGGGATCATGTGGTCGCAGTAGCAGGTGTGCCGAAAAAGGAATTCCACGAGCGGCGGGTGTCTCCGGCGCTGGAGGATCTGATGGAAAACCGGCGCAGTTATGCAGGCAAGCCGGAGCAGACCTTTTTCTCGGTGGAGGGCATCGACAAGAGCGCCATTGCCTGTCAGCCTATTTTCACCTCCGGAGATGTGACCGGGGCGGTGGCATTCCTGGGAGACGGCAAGTCCCCCTCGGAGCTGCAGGTGAGTCTGATTACGGCAGCCGCCCAGTTTCTTGGAAAGCAAATCGAAGCATAA
- a CDS encoding AAA family ATPase, with the protein MRPLTLTMSAFGPYAGKTTLPLEQLGERGLYLITGDTGAGKTTLFDAIAFALYGEASGQNRSSSMLRSKYADPATPTYVELTFAYGGKRYTIRRNPAYDRPKTRGAGTTPQSAEAELTMPDGRVLSRVKEVNQAVQELLGIDRNQFSQIAMLAQGDFYRMLLATTDDRVQIFRKLFRTEPYRRLQDRLKERTGELERTRSSIRSAISQYTAGIRLMPEDPEQETLTGLLEGTLPESELLPLLERLLERDAQGLEQAEQTCARLEEQLTVLHQSLDRAKQAARLREAYRQAQEQLKAQKQQRDACKATLDASLSDQTRQKELTVEITRIREQLPRYAEKEQLRTTLAQMKQDATHSQQEIKQTQERIAQGRSRYEKHVLELKSLANAGENREKLAALIKEQQKKDQHLAVLSEKLTGYDKLCRQLAAAQQAYQQAEHAAGQQRQTLEQLTEQLQTLGDAPARQERLLAQKQAAEQRTEQLATLAQRLDAYRIQSGELEQAQRAYAAAAETMQQEKDAYDRMQQAFLDAQAGILAASLQDGAPCPVCGAASHPHPAQPAKNAPTEAELKAARNRSDKAQQTCTQASRHAGTLRGKAESLAQSIREQCSALGLERDLPALPGHLQQEQSLLKDKQAGLDAELTETEQHIALRRQLETEQPKTEQILRQMEDALAGKRDARSSLDAQVQAAAEQLLEHTRTLELDCTLDMLPKKLNLMQKASSISADSLSGRLQREEQNVARRQELEQSNPRDEAQLRQMESDYADAREQLARLLEQASTAAKQLEEYSQLLPFADRKEAQAQITALEGEQSRLEQLAVQRQQAYDAAREAHATAQSRCRTLEEQLAQYQQEDVPGLEAQLRQLEQDKQQAGQEKTHRISRLGLNRSARDGILQQQARLEKTMQELRMVSGLSNTAAGKLSGKERVALETFVQMHYFDRIIRRANRRFLVMSSGQYELKRQQSATDLRSQSGLELCVVDHYNGTERSVRTLSGGESFMASLSLALGLSDEIQSSAGGIRLDTMFVDEGFGSLDEETLQQAMRALQSLTESNRLVGIISHVGALKNQIDKQILVTKQPAGGSHAQVQV; encoded by the coding sequence ATGAGACCGCTTACACTGACCATGTCCGCATTCGGCCCCTATGCGGGAAAGACCACCCTGCCGCTGGAGCAACTGGGGGAACGGGGGCTGTATCTAATCACCGGAGACACGGGAGCAGGCAAGACCACCCTGTTTGACGCCATTGCCTTTGCCCTGTACGGGGAGGCAAGCGGACAGAACCGGAGCAGTAGCATGCTCCGCAGCAAGTATGCAGACCCAGCCACCCCCACCTATGTGGAGCTGACCTTTGCCTACGGTGGAAAGCGCTACACCATCCGGCGGAATCCGGCATACGACCGACCCAAGACCCGTGGAGCAGGCACCACCCCCCAGAGTGCAGAAGCGGAGCTGACCATGCCGGACGGGAGGGTGCTGTCCCGGGTCAAGGAGGTGAACCAGGCGGTACAGGAGCTGCTGGGCATCGACCGGAACCAGTTCTCCCAGATCGCCATGCTGGCACAGGGGGACTTTTACCGGATGCTCCTTGCCACCACCGATGACCGGGTACAGATCTTCCGGAAACTGTTCCGGACGGAGCCATACCGCCGCTTACAGGACAGGCTCAAGGAGCGCACCGGAGAGCTGGAACGCACCAGAAGCAGCATCCGCAGCGCCATCAGCCAGTACACCGCCGGGATCCGGCTGATGCCGGAAGATCCGGAACAGGAAACGCTGACAGGACTCCTGGAGGGCACTCTGCCGGAAAGCGAGCTGCTGCCCCTGCTGGAACGGCTGCTGGAACGGGACGCACAGGGTCTGGAACAGGCGGAACAGACCTGCGCCCGGTTGGAGGAGCAGCTAACCGTTCTGCATCAGTCCCTGGACAGGGCAAAGCAGGCTGCCAGACTCCGGGAAGCATACCGGCAGGCACAGGAACAACTGAAGGCACAGAAGCAGCAGCGGGATGCCTGCAAGGCAACGCTGGATGCTTCTCTGTCGGATCAGACCCGGCAAAAGGAGCTGACCGTAGAGATCACCCGGATCCGGGAGCAGTTGCCCCGGTATGCGGAAAAGGAGCAGCTACGCACCACCCTGGCACAGATGAAGCAAGATGCGACCCACAGCCAGCAGGAGATCAAGCAGACCCAGGAGCGCATTGCCCAGGGGCGCAGCCGGTACGAAAAGCATGTCCTGGAGCTGAAAAGCCTCGCCAACGCCGGAGAGAACCGGGAAAAGCTGGCTGCACTGATCAAGGAGCAGCAGAAGAAGGATCAACATCTGGCAGTGCTGTCCGAAAAGCTGACCGGCTATGATAAGCTGTGCAGACAGCTTGCAGCCGCTCAACAGGCATATCAACAGGCGGAGCATGCCGCCGGACAGCAACGGCAGACCCTGGAGCAGCTCACTGAGCAGTTGCAGACGCTGGGGGATGCTCCGGCACGGCAGGAGCGGCTGCTGGCACAGAAGCAGGCAGCAGAACAGCGTACAGAGCAGCTAGCTACCCTTGCCCAACGGCTGGACGCATACCGGATCCAAAGCGGAGAGCTGGAACAGGCACAGCGGGCATATGCCGCTGCCGCAGAAACCATGCAGCAGGAAAAGGACGCCTATGACCGGATGCAGCAGGCGTTCCTGGATGCCCAGGCTGGAATCCTGGCGGCATCCCTGCAAGATGGCGCACCCTGCCCCGTATGCGGCGCTGCATCCCATCCCCACCCGGCACAGCCGGCAAAGAATGCGCCAACAGAAGCCGAACTGAAAGCTGCCCGGAACCGCAGCGACAAAGCCCAGCAGACATGCACCCAGGCAAGCCGGCATGCAGGCACCCTCCGGGGCAAAGCGGAAAGCCTTGCCCAGAGCATCCGGGAGCAGTGCAGCGCCTTGGGACTGGAGCGGGATCTGCCCGCCCTGCCGGGGCATTTACAGCAGGAGCAGAGCCTGCTCAAGGACAAGCAAGCCGGGCTGGATGCGGAGCTGACGGAAACGGAGCAGCATATCGCCTTGCGCAGGCAACTGGAAACGGAACAGCCCAAGACGGAGCAGATCCTGCGGCAGATGGAGGATGCGCTTGCCGGAAAGCGGGATGCCCGGAGCAGTCTGGATGCCCAGGTACAGGCAGCAGCGGAGCAGCTGCTGGAACACACCCGGACACTGGAACTGGACTGCACCCTGGATATGCTTCCCAAAAAGCTGAATCTGATGCAGAAGGCATCCAGTATTTCTGCCGACAGCCTGTCCGGCAGACTCCAACGGGAGGAGCAGAACGTGGCACGGCGGCAGGAGCTGGAGCAGTCCAATCCCCGGGACGAGGCACAGCTACGGCAGATGGAATCGGATTATGCCGACGCACGGGAGCAGCTTGCACGGCTGCTGGAGCAGGCATCCACTGCCGCCAAGCAGCTGGAGGAATACAGTCAGCTACTGCCCTTTGCCGACCGGAAGGAAGCACAGGCACAGATCACCGCACTGGAGGGGGAACAGAGCCGGTTGGAGCAGCTTGCCGTACAGCGGCAGCAGGCTTATGACGCCGCCCGGGAGGCGCATGCCACAGCCCAGTCCCGGTGCCGCACCCTGGAGGAGCAGCTTGCCCAGTACCAGCAGGAGGATGTGCCCGGTCTGGAGGCACAGCTCCGACAGCTTGAACAGGACAAGCAGCAGGCAGGTCAGGAAAAAACCCACCGGATCAGCCGGTTGGGACTGAACCGCTCTGCCAGAGATGGCATCCTCCAACAGCAGGCCCGACTGGAGAAAACCATGCAGGAGCTGCGAATGGTCAGCGGTCTTTCCAACACAGCGGCAGGCAAGCTATCCGGCAAGGAACGGGTGGCACTGGAAACCTTTGTGCAGATGCACTATTTTGACCGGATCATTCGCCGGGCAAACCGCCGGTTTTTGGTGATGTCCAGCGGGCAGTATGAATTAAAGCGACAGCAATCCGCCACGGATCTGCGGAGCCAGTCCGGGCTGGAGCTTTGCGTGGTGGATCACTACAACGGCACGGAGCGCAGCGTCCGTACCCTGTCCGGCGGCGAGTCCTTTATGGCGTCCCTGTCCCTGGCACTGGGACTGTCGGACGAGATCCAGTCCAGCGCAGGCGGCATCCGGCTGGACACCATGTTCGTGGATGAGGGCTTTGGTTCTCTGGATGAGGAAACCCTGCAGCAGGCCATGCGTGCATTGCAAAGCCTGACGGAATCCAACCGACTGGTGGGGATCATCTCCCATGTGGGCGCACTGAAAAATCAAATTGATAAGCAGATCCTTGTGACCAAGCAGCCTGCGGGCGGAAGCCATGCGCAGGTGCAGGTATAA
- a CDS encoding exonuclease SbcCD subunit D: MKLMHLSDLHLGKRVNGFSMLEEQRFILEQILQLVQAEQPQGVLLAGDLFDKPTPPAEAVSLLDDFLAGLSHLGCTIFAISGNHDSPERIAYGGRLLRHSGVHMSPVYGGSISPITLEDDLGPVDFYLLPFLKPAYLRSVMPETEIHSCQEAVEKALEGLPVDPRRRNVLVAHQFVAGAQVLEQEELLIGGSDGVDAALFRDFDYVALGHLHGPQSVGRDTLRYCGTPLKYSFAEASHHKSVTLVELDAKGQVTLNLLPLTPQHDLREIRGTYDQVMDRSAYTQQNRFDYLHITLTDEEDVPDAIGRLRTVYPNLMKLDYDNRRTRETGELLPEDTLEHQSPLELFGDFYRMQNNKELDDAQLAYLNGLTKEIWEEEV; encoded by the coding sequence ATGAAGCTGATGCATTTGTCCGACCTGCACCTGGGCAAGCGTGTGAACGGCTTTTCCATGCTGGAGGAGCAGCGGTTTATTCTGGAGCAGATCTTACAGCTGGTTCAAGCAGAGCAGCCCCAGGGGGTACTGCTGGCAGGGGATCTGTTTGACAAGCCCACCCCGCCCGCAGAGGCAGTCAGTCTGCTGGATGATTTTTTAGCCGGGCTGTCCCACCTGGGCTGCACCATATTTGCCATCAGCGGCAATCATGACTCTCCGGAGCGCATTGCATACGGAGGGCGGCTGCTGCGGCACAGCGGCGTCCACATGTCCCCGGTGTACGGAGGCAGCATCTCCCCCATCACCCTGGAGGACGACCTGGGCCCGGTGGATTTCTACCTGCTGCCCTTTTTAAAGCCTGCCTACCTGCGGAGCGTTATGCCGGAAACGGAGATCCATTCCTGCCAGGAGGCAGTGGAAAAGGCGCTGGAGGGACTGCCGGTGGATCCCCGGCGGCGAAACGTGCTGGTGGCGCATCAGTTCGTTGCCGGCGCACAGGTACTGGAGCAGGAAGAACTGCTGATCGGCGGCTCTGACGGAGTGGATGCTGCCCTGTTCCGGGACTTTGACTATGTGGCGCTGGGACATCTCCACGGCCCCCAATCCGTAGGACGGGACACGCTCCGGTACTGCGGCACTCCCTTGAAATATTCCTTTGCGGAGGCATCCCACCACAAATCCGTCACCCTGGTGGAGCTTGACGCAAAGGGACAGGTCACACTGAACCTGCTGCCCCTGACCCCACAGCATGATCTCCGGGAGATCCGGGGAACCTATGACCAGGTGATGGACAGAAGCGCTTACACCCAGCAGAACCGGTTCGACTACCTGCATATCACCCTGACCGATGAGGAGGATGTGCCGGACGCCATCGGCAGACTGCGGACAGTGTACCCGAATCTGATGAAGCTGGATTATGACAACCGGCGCACCCGGGAAACCGGAGAGCTGCTGCCGGAGGATACCCTGGAGCATCAGTCCCCTCTGGAGCTGTTCGGAGACTTTTACCGGATGCAGAACAACAAGGAGCTGGATGATGCCCAACTGGCATATCTGAACGGGCTGACCAAGGAAATCTGGGAGGAGGAAGTATGA
- a CDS encoding AAA family ATPase, protein MTNIITISREFGSGGHEIGEHVAQQLGWKFYDRHIVEQVAKESGLSEKFIEESGEYATSRSSLLFNLSIAGAAMGSGSLSLYDEIYVEQCKLIKKLAAESPCVIVGRCADYVLRERQDCMHIFIWADVKARIERISGQVKEGKSPEKMLKERDNRRRVYYRNYTGQEWGKVQNYQLALCSSALGLETCAELIVQLVKQQNG, encoded by the coding sequence ATGACAAACATCATTACCATCAGCCGTGAATTCGGCAGCGGCGGACACGAGATCGGCGAACATGTGGCGCAGCAGTTGGGCTGGAAATTCTACGACCGGCACATTGTGGAGCAGGTTGCAAAGGAAAGCGGCCTTTCGGAAAAATTCATCGAGGAAAGCGGCGAATACGCCACCTCCCGCAGCAGTCTGCTGTTCAATCTGTCCATTGCCGGTGCTGCCATGGGCAGCGGCAGTCTGTCCCTGTACGATGAGATCTATGTAGAGCAATGCAAGCTCATCAAAAAGCTGGCGGCGGAAAGCCCCTGCGTCATTGTGGGCAGATGCGCCGACTATGTGCTCCGGGAGCGGCAGGACTGCATGCATATTTTTATCTGGGCAGATGTCAAGGCACGGATAGAACGGATTTCCGGGCAGGTGAAGGAGGGCAAAAGCCCGGAGAAGATGCTCAAGGAACGAGACAACCGGCGGCGGGTCTATTACCGGAATTACACCGGGCAGGAATGGGGCAAGGTTCAGAATTACCAGTTGGCACTGTGCAGTAGCGCACTGGGACTGGAAACCTGCGCCGAGCTGATCGTACAACTGGTCAAGCAGCAGAATGGATAA
- a CDS encoding MATE family efflux transporter: MKQAVSTEQNKMGTVPVRRLLLGMGAPMIVSMALQALYNIVDSYFVSCMPDTEQIRNMGDLAVNALTLAFPVQMLMVAISVGTGVGINALLSKSLGAGDRQQASAIAGNSIFLSLCTFGIYLLFGLVGVPAYIHTQTRDPLATELAVSYLRICTIGSLGVTMYLTYEKLLQATGRTMQTTIAQISGALVNIVLDPILIFGWLGCPALGVAGAAYATVIGQFVSCGLDALFFYRHARTELDTGLRFLRPRLRVIREIYQVGIPAILMQALMSFMTYGVNIILRDVSAAAVTAYGMYYKIQQFVCFAAFGMNNAMIPVIGFNYGMGSKQRIRQGIRYGQLYACIIMLVGAVILQVFARPLVGIFAVSEETRFLCVLAIRIISLGYLCMGANIGYQGIFQALGHGVQSLLLSLVRLIIVALPLAWGLTRLDNASELVWIAFPAAEACALLLGLLMMRRIRRQVLDRL, from the coding sequence ATGAAGCAGGCAGTTTCAACAGAACAAAACAAAATGGGTACCGTTCCGGTACGCCGGCTGCTGCTGGGTATGGGGGCGCCTATGATCGTTTCCATGGCCTTGCAGGCTCTGTACAACATTGTGGACAGCTACTTTGTCAGCTGCATGCCGGACACGGAGCAGATCAGAAATATGGGGGATCTGGCGGTAAACGCCCTGACACTGGCGTTCCCGGTGCAGATGCTGATGGTAGCGATCAGCGTGGGTACCGGCGTGGGCATCAACGCACTGCTGTCCAAAAGCCTGGGGGCAGGAGACCGGCAGCAGGCAAGCGCCATTGCCGGCAATTCTATCTTCCTGTCCCTTTGCACCTTCGGGATATATCTGCTGTTCGGGCTGGTGGGCGTACCGGCGTATATCCACACCCAGACCCGGGATCCCCTGGCAACGGAGCTTGCAGTAAGCTATCTGCGGATCTGCACCATTGGCTCCCTGGGCGTGACCATGTACCTGACTTATGAAAAGCTGCTGCAGGCCACCGGCAGAACCATGCAGACCACCATCGCCCAGATTTCCGGCGCACTGGTCAACATCGTGCTGGATCCCATTCTGATCTTTGGCTGGCTGGGCTGTCCGGCACTGGGGGTTGCAGGCGCCGCATACGCCACCGTCATCGGGCAGTTTGTTTCCTGCGGGCTGGATGCGCTGTTCTTTTACCGACACGCCCGGACAGAGCTGGATACCGGTCTCCGCTTTCTGCGTCCCCGGCTCCGGGTGATCCGGGAAATCTACCAGGTAGGCATCCCGGCGATCCTCATGCAGGCACTCATGTCCTTTATGACCTATGGGGTCAACATCATTCTCCGGGATGTATCCGCCGCCGCAGTCACCGCATACGGCATGTACTACAAGATCCAGCAGTTTGTATGCTTTGCGGCGTTCGGCATGAACAACGCCATGATCCCGGTGATCGGCTTCAACTACGGCATGGGCAGCAAGCAGCGGATCCGGCAGGGCATCCGGTACGGACAACTGTATGCGTGCATCATCATGCTGGTGGGCGCAGTGATTTTACAGGTCTTTGCCCGTCCGCTGGTGGGCATCTTTGCCGTATCGGAGGAAACCCGGTTCCTATGCGTTCTGGCGATCCGGATCATCAGCCTGGGGTATCTGTGCATGGGTGCGAACATCGGCTACCAGGGCATCTTCCAGGCGCTGGGGCACGGCGTGCAATCCCTGCTGCTGTCCCTGGTGCGGCTGATTATCGTAGCACTTCCCCTTGCCTGGGGACTGACCAGACTGGACAATGCATCCGAACTGGTGTGGATCGCTTTCCCGGCAGCGGAGGCTTGCGCCCTGCTCCTGGGACTGCTGATGATGCGCCGGATCCGGCGACAGGTACTGGATAGATTATAA
- a CDS encoding biotin transporter BioY, translating into MSQTAAPAKGFALRDLAFIGLFAVLIAVCSWITIPGAVPFTLQTFGVFCTLGMLGGRRGTCAILVYILLGIVGIPVFSGFTGGIGQLLGMTGGYILGFLLMGLLYWLMTRLTGSSLPVMILAMVLGLAVCYTFGTIWFLQVYTRQKGAITLMAALWSCVFPFLIPDGIKLALALLLTKRLTRQFRI; encoded by the coding sequence ATGTCACAAACTGCCGCCCCTGCCAAGGGCTTTGCCCTGCGGGATCTTGCCTTCATCGGACTGTTCGCCGTGCTGATCGCTGTCTGCTCCTGGATCACCATTCCCGGTGCGGTGCCCTTCACGCTCCAAACCTTCGGGGTGTTCTGCACCCTGGGCATGCTGGGGGGCAGGCGTGGTACCTGCGCCATTCTGGTGTACATTTTGTTAGGGATCGTGGGAATCCCGGTGTTCTCCGGCTTTACCGGCGGCATCGGACAGTTACTGGGGATGACCGGCGGTTATATTCTGGGCTTTTTGCTGATGGGTCTGCTGTACTGGCTGATGACCCGGCTTACCGGCAGCAGTCTGCCGGTAATGATCCTTGCCATGGTGCTTGGGCTTGCGGTATGCTACACCTTCGGCACCATCTGGTTCCTACAGGTTTACACCAGGCAGAAGGGGGCAATCACCCTGATGGCGGCTTTGTGGAGCTGTGTGTTTCCCTTTCTGATTCCGGATGGGATCAAGCTGGCGCTGGCATTGCTCCTCACCAAGCGGCTCACCAGGCAGTTCCGGATCTGA
- a CDS encoding glycoside hydrolase family 43 protein: protein MIYHNPVLKGFYPDPSVCCANGMYYMVCSSFQYFPGVPLFESKDLVNWSQIGHVLTRPSQAALEQVPSSGGVFAPTIRHLNGRFYMVTTNASTGENFYVYTDDIHGAWSDPVAVAQDGIDPSLYFEAGNAYFMSNGTDADGVNGVVQCQIDLATGEKLSPSRCIWQGSGGRFLESPHLYRIGDWYYLMAAEGGTEYGHMITYARSKSLWGSFTGYPHNPVLTNRNKAPYPIQGIGHGDLVQDARGNWHILSLGFRQQALWMAFHHLGREVFLTPVTFDEEGWFTAGTDGTTAECYDIAGDFAQKPLPERSFAAPDWYREWCFLRHPRMEQYGLTQGSALLHGTEVTLDEPGSPTFIGLRQQDFSGTVQCVLELDKGEAGLTCYMSEQEHYEVALRRGETGITALCRLNIGGVHQIQKEIPLTGNSARLVIRMEPACYHFSVVTESGETHLGTGQSKYLSSEISSPFTGVILGLYAVGDNTVRFTNFSCVYTET from the coding sequence ATGATTTACCACAATCCGGTTCTGAAGGGGTTTTACCCGGACCCCAGCGTATGCTGCGCAAACGGCATGTATTACATGGTTTGCAGCAGCTTTCAGTACTTTCCCGGCGTTCCCCTCTTTGAAAGCAAGGATCTGGTGAACTGGAGCCAGATCGGCCATGTGCTGACCCGCCCCAGCCAGGCGGCACTGGAACAAGTTCCCAGCAGCGGCGGCGTTTTTGCTCCCACCATCCGGCATCTGAACGGCAGATTCTACATGGTCACCACCAACGCCTCCACCGGGGAGAATTTCTATGTGTACACCGACGATATCCACGGAGCATGGTCTGATCCGGTGGCGGTGGCTCAGGACGGCATCGATCCCTCTCTGTATTTTGAAGCCGGCAATGCCTACTTTATGAGCAACGGCACCGATGCGGACGGCGTCAACGGGGTGGTGCAGTGTCAGATCGACCTTGCCACCGGAGAAAAGCTGTCCCCCTCCAGATGCATCTGGCAGGGCTCCGGGGGACGGTTCCTGGAAAGCCCGCACCTGTACCGGATCGGGGACTGGTACTATCTGATGGCAGCGGAGGGAGGCACCGAGTACGGGCATATGATCACCTATGCCCGGAGCAAGTCCCTGTGGGGGTCTTTTACGGGATATCCCCACAACCCGGTGCTGACCAACCGGAACAAAGCACCCTACCCGATTCAGGGCATCGGTCACGGCGATCTGGTGCAGGATGCCCGGGGGAACTGGCATATTCTCAGTCTGGGCTTCCGGCAGCAGGCGCTGTGGATGGCATTCCATCACCTGGGCAGAGAAGTGTTCCTGACGCCTGTCACCTTTGATGAGGAGGGCTGGTTCACCGCAGGCACGGACGGCACCACGGCGGAGTGCTATGACATTGCAGGAGACTTTGCACAGAAGCCCCTGCCGGAACGGAGCTTTGCTGCGCCGGACTGGTACAGGGAATGGTGCTTTCTGCGGCATCCCCGGATGGAGCAGTACGGCCTGACCCAGGGCAGCGCCCTGCTGCATGGCACAGAGGTGACCCTGGACGAGCCGGGATCCCCCACCTTCATCGGACTGCGGCAGCAGGACTTTTCCGGCACTGTACAGTGCGTGCTGGAGCTGGACAAGGGAGAGGCAGGACTGACCTGCTACATGAGTGAGCAGGAGCATTACGAAGTGGCTCTGCGCCGTGGGGAGACAGGCATCACCGCCCTGTGCCGGCTGAACATCGGGGGCGTGCATCAGATTCAGAAGGAGATCCCTCTGACCGGGAACAGCGCCCGGCTGGTGATCCGGATGGAGCCTGCCTGCTACCACTTCTCCGTGGTCACCGAATCCGGCGAGACCCACCTGGGCACCGGACAGAGCAAATATCTGTCCAGCGAGATCTCCAGTCCCTTTACCGGGGTGATCCTGGGGCTCTATGCGGTGGGAGATAACACCGTCCGGTTCACGAACTTTTCCTGCGTCTATACGGAAACATAA
- a CDS encoding response regulator transcription factor, whose translation MGYSIYIADDEKNIRDLIKSFLESDGYRVWAFETGDALMGAFQAAPADLVILDIMMPGTDGLTICQQLRAKTDVPIIMLTAKDSEYDYVQGITIGSDDYLTKPFRPTTLLMRVRSLLRRMEMNSRRPVQPEEPDDLVVGDLTFSAEANTISCNGKGIGFTQTELRMLSYMMQKPGKAYARDKLLETIWGYETEVETRVTDETLRRIRRKLSLAGSSVCVQTIWGYGYKLEVSEPVK comes from the coding sequence ATGGGGTATTCCATATATATTGCGGACGATGAAAAGAATATCCGGGATCTGATCAAGAGTTTCCTGGAAAGTGACGGATACCGGGTGTGGGCGTTTGAAACCGGAGACGCTTTGATGGGGGCATTCCAGGCGGCACCGGCGGATCTTGTAATATTGGACATTATGATGCCCGGTACGGACGGGCTTACCATCTGTCAGCAGCTTCGTGCCAAGACGGATGTGCCCATCATTATGCTGACGGCGAAGGATTCCGAGTACGATTATGTACAGGGCATCACCATCGGCAGTGACGATTATCTGACAAAGCCCTTCCGGCCTACCACTCTGCTGATGCGGGTGCGTTCCCTGCTGCGCCGGATGGAAATGAACAGCCGGCGACCCGTGCAGCCGGAGGAACCGGATGACCTGGTAGTGGGGGATCTGACCTTTTCGGCGGAGGCCAACACCATTAGCTGCAACGGCAAGGGCATCGGCTTTACCCAGACGGAGCTGCGGATGCTTTCCTATATGATGCAGAAGCCCGGCAAGGCATATGCCCGGGACAAGCTGCTGGAAACCATCTGGGGCTATGAGACTGAAGTGGAGACCCGGGTGACGGACGAAACCCTCCGGCGGATCCGGCGGAAGCTCTCCCTGGCAGGCAGCAGCGTCTGCGTACAGACCATCTGGGGCTACGGCTATAAACTTGAGGTATCGGAGCCTGTAAAATGA